The genomic interval TTAGAGCTGGTAAATATAAGGCATTCATTATAGGGTCGAATATGTTTGCACCATGAAGACCAAAGAACCAAAACAAGTTGATTAGCATAGCCATTACCATAGCAGAACCTACTCCCTGGCTAAAACCCTGTAGGGGTTTTTGAATTCCTTCGTATATTACATCATATAGGCTTATTCCTCCTAAATTATCTACAATTAGAAACACTATCCCAAAAGTAAATATGGTAATCATCCCCGGTATAACTGCTGCAAAAGCTCTACCCACTGCTGGGGGCACTTCCTCAGGCATCTTTATTGTTAAATCTCTTTTAGTCAACCTTACAAATATTTCAGTAGCAATTATAGCCACAATTAGACCTGTAAAAAGGCCCGTAGCCTGTAAATATCCCCAGTGAATATATCCCCAACCTGCATCGCCATGAGATTGTGGCAAAGTAGCAAAATAAGAGCCTACTGCAATTAGCCCTGATGCAAGTGCGTTTGCATCATAGGATCTTGCTAAGCTATAAGCTGTTGAAAAAACAACCAATAAAGTCATTATCGCTAAAGAACCCCACCATACTTGGTCGCATATGGGAATCAATACTTCCAATGACGCTATCCAGCTAAATATAGTGTTTTTTAACAATACTGCTGTAGAACCTGCAAGTATTAAAGGCATAATGGCAACAAATCCATCACGGATAGCAACTAAATGCCTTTGTCCCCCAATTTTAGCAGCAACAGGGACAAACTTTCTTTCCATAAAATCCATAAACCTATCCATTTTTATCCCCCTTTGAAACCAACTTTATTTATCCTTTACCATACTTAAAGCCTGTTCTAAAACCTTTTCCCCATTCATAGTTCCATAGCTTACGGTATCTACTATATCAACGGGTACCCCTTTTACTTCCATCATCTCCTTCATCTTTGGCAATAGATATCTTACTTGAGGTCCAAGCAACATAACATCTACCTTGTCCATATTGTTCTTTACATCTGCTTCTGCTATAGCAATTACATTTACATCCAAACCTTTTTCCTTAGCTACCTTATTCATCTTGCTAACCAATAAACTAGTCGACATACCTGCTGAGCAAACAAGCACAATATTCAGCATATAAATCAGTCCTTTCAGTAAATTTCATAATCAGTTCTAAAAACCACTCACCTCCAAAAAATTATTTTTATGTAAGCTATCTCTTTGTATCCTTCTCTTATTGCAAATACCTTGCCAACACTTATAATAAATGGATTTTTAAAATATATGAGAGGACAATAGCTCGCCTCACAGTTTATTGTGTTTTTCCTTTAATATTTTGTAATCCCAACCATAAAAAAACCGTGCAAAGTCGATAATAAAAAAAGAAAAGAGTGTGTAAAATCTTACACACTGTTACACACCCTTTTGATTCAGTAAAAACAATTTTAAAATATATGCCAATTCGTCCTCTTCCACTGAAATCCCATATTTTTTTTCCACAAACAAAATGCTTCTTTTAACAATGCCCATCTCCTTTGCATATAAATTGCTATAAACCTCTAAGTTATCAAACTTTCTAGGTACTACACCATTTAGAAGATTATCTATTAAAAAAGCAATATGGAGCACTATTCCTATTTTAGCATCGGAAACCACTTCTATACCTAAACCTTTTTCGATACTCCTAATCAAATATTTAATATCCCTTGTTACTTCTTTTCCATCTAAATTTGTAATATGTTCTTGTAAAGATTCTCCTATCTTTGAGTATATATTTTCCTGTTCTATAATTTTTTTCAACCTTTCTATGCCATCGCCCTGTAATATATCCATTGCAGCTACAAAAGGTATATAATCTATATCTATATCCACAGTTGCTACAATAGCCATAACATTATATTTGTTAGCTAATCTATCTATCCTCTTCTCAAACCTTTCTTCATCTATAATATTAATGGGTACTATTTCCAGATTTTTACCATCAAGATTTGCCCTTATTATTGATTCGAGTTTTTTGGAAGCACCATCCCCTGTAAAACAAGCAGTAATAATTACATTTTCATCCCTCATTGGCTTGGACACTTCATCTTTAATAGAAACCTTTCCCACAAAGGAATTAACAACTTCATCCAGTTCATAACCTAATATAACCTTTCTTAATACTTCAATTACCATTGGAGTGCTCACTTTTTCTATAGTCCTTACCTCTATTCCAGTCTCTTCCCATATCATATCTCCGAAGTTTGTCAACGAACCCATATCCACCATCATGATTACGCCTTTTCCTTCATGAACTTCTAAAACTTTATTTTTTGTTAACTCATACATAATCTTTGGGTTCATGGAAAGTGGCATATCCAGGGCAACTGCATGTTCTACACCTATTAGACTATTAGCCACCTCTACCATGCTGCTGGCTGTTGACCTACCATGCATAGCAACTATTACTCCCACCTTTGGTTTTTTCTCTATGAATTTATTATTTGAATCTGTTGTAAAAAACATGGCCAAATAGCCAATTTCATCTACAGGGGTTTCTATATTAAACTTATTATCTAGAAGCTTAGCTATTTTTACTGCAAATAAAAATTCTTCTTCATAATTAATCCTTATGAAATTCAGCTTAGGATTATATATCTTCTCCCCTCTTCTTATCCTTTCAATACTCCTTTCCAAATGGAAAGATAGCCCAAAATATATTTTTTCATCAAATTCCTTTCCTAAATGTTTTTGAGCTAGTAATAGGATTTCTTCAGCTACTTGGAGTATGTCTTCATTCACTACATTTGAAATTCCTCTTCTATCAAACCGCCTATATATATGCCCTATATACTTCCTAAAATGAGATTCAATATCGATATTCATTATCTCATTAATAGCCTGTTCATCCATGCCAGCTTCCTTCAAAGATTCTAGTCTTTCCTCAATCGCAGTATAAAAGTCACCCGATATATTCTCATCTTCTTTCAATGATAAGGGCAGTCTTTCATGCTGATCGAATTTTAAAACATCATAAGTGGAATTTAACAATTCATCGATTTCTTTTCTATACTGATTGATATTCAATATTCCTTTTCTTACATGGTTGGGTAAATCTCCTTGATTAATGATTAGATAATCATCCTGTTCAGATTTATATCTTAAAAAAGCCTTGGCACAAGCTAACTGTATATCCGATTTAAGCTGCCCTATATTGTTGGGACAATCATATAATAGATAAGAAATAATTGAGTTCTTGTTTATATATATACTCATACCTAATCTATGGGATTCTTCTCTAATAAAGGTTTCAATTAGTGAATATCTTTCAGATAAGCTTCTATCTCTTATAGGAGGTAATGTTATTATCATGGGTATTCTACGGGTAAAGGTTTTCAAAAGGTGGGATTTGGGATCTTCTGTAGTTGCAGCTATTATCCTAACATCTACCCGGATTAGATTTTCAGCATCTCCTAGAGGTCTAAAAAATCCATTATCAATATAGGTAAATAACATTTCCTGCCCTTGAGGTGGTAGCCTATGGATTTCATCTAGAAATATAAATCCCTTATCAGCCTTTTTAAGCAGTCCATCCCTATCTCTATCGGCACCAGTATAAGCACCTTTTTTTACTCCAAATATCTGTGCCGTTAATAGGTTTGGATTATCCGCATAGTCCGCACAATTAAATCGTATAAATGGAGCATTTTCTACCACCACTTTAGATTCTATGGCAAACTGGTACATTAGCTTAGCAAACATGGACTTTCCTACACCTGTTTCCCCTAAAAGTAAAGTATGCAATCCCTTGGGAGGGTATAAGATTGCAGCCTTTGCTTTTTGTATGGGAATAGCCAGACTCTGCCTTGCACCCACTAATTTATCCAAACTGTTATTAAAACCTATGTATGGGTCTTCTTCATCACAGACTGAACTAGTATAACCCTTAATAGATTTATATAATACTGGCCTTCCATTTATCTTTTCTACTCTTCTATTTTTATATAGAATATTTAAATATCTGCTAACATTGGACCTATCCATACCCAATATTGAAGCTATATCAGCAGCAGAAATTCCCTCTTGCTTTTCCTTTTCCAATTGAGTTAAAATCTTGAATACCTCATCTATCCTACCCAAATTTACCACCTTTTCAATTATAATACTGATTCTATAATAGAATATTAGTGAGCAATTTTAATCAATTTACAATTATTATATCAAATATAATAGAGCCTGTCTTTCTATTTAGACAGGCTCTATCAATCTATATTTTTCCCCTATTTAAAATTGCATTCATCAGTATTCCTACTATTGCAGCAAAACTTAATCCCGATATTTTTACCGTTTCAGTAACTGGTATGCCGATTACAATTCCAAATTTACTTTCAATCATTCCGCTTCCAAGACCCAATATTAATATACTGCCCATAGTTAATACATTTTTCCAATTAAACTCTACTTTGTTTGTTCTTATAGTTTGTACTCCTATTAGAGATATCATACTAAATAACATTAAGCTTATTCCACCCATCACTGATGTAGGTATAGAATTTAATACGGCTC from Tepidimicrobium xylanilyticum carries:
- a CDS encoding PTS sugar transporter subunit IIC; translation: MDRFMDFMERKFVPVAAKIGGQRHLVAIRDGFVAIMPLILAGSTAVLLKNTIFSWIASLEVLIPICDQVWWGSLAIMTLLVVFSTAYSLARSYDANALASGLIAVGSYFATLPQSHGDAGWGYIHWGYLQATGLFTGLIVAIIATEIFVRLTKRDLTIKMPEEVPPAVGRAFAAVIPGMITIFTFGIVFLIVDNLGGISLYDVIYEGIQKPLQGFSQGVGSAMVMAMLINLFWFFGLHGANIFDPIMNALYLPALTDNAAAIDAGMQAPNVITRVFFDTYVHLGGSGATLGLIIAIFIASKRRKEYREVAKLSTPSGIFQINEPIMFGLPIVLNPILFIPFIITPGILTLIAYIGTAIGFAPPTYVAIPWTSPPIVGAFLATGATAASWRAAVLAAINLVVSVIIYLPFIKLADRSRKKETAK
- a CDS encoding PTS sugar transporter subunit IIB, whose amino-acid sequence is MLNIVLVCSAGMSTSLLVSKMNKVAKEKGLDVNVIAIAEADVKNNMDKVDVMLLGPQVRYLLPKMKEMMEVKGVPVDIVDTVSYGTMNGEKVLEQALSMVKDK
- a CDS encoding sigma 54-interacting transcriptional regulator; amino-acid sequence: MGRIDEVFKILTQLEKEKQEGISAADIASILGMDRSNVSRYLNILYKNRRVEKINGRPVLYKSIKGYTSSVCDEEDPYIGFNNSLDKLVGARQSLAIPIQKAKAAILYPPKGLHTLLLGETGVGKSMFAKLMYQFAIESKVVVENAPFIRFNCADYADNPNLLTAQIFGVKKGAYTGADRDRDGLLKKADKGFIFLDEIHRLPPQGQEMLFTYIDNGFFRPLGDAENLIRVDVRIIAATTEDPKSHLLKTFTRRIPMIITLPPIRDRSLSERYSLIETFIREESHRLGMSIYINKNSIISYLLYDCPNNIGQLKSDIQLACAKAFLRYKSEQDDYLIINQGDLPNHVRKGILNINQYRKEIDELLNSTYDVLKFDQHERLPLSLKEDENISGDFYTAIEERLESLKEAGMDEQAINEIMNIDIESHFRKYIGHIYRRFDRRGISNVVNEDILQVAEEILLLAQKHLGKEFDEKIYFGLSFHLERSIERIRRGEKIYNPKLNFIRINYEEEFLFAVKIAKLLDNKFNIETPVDEIGYLAMFFTTDSNNKFIEKKPKVGVIVAMHGRSTASSMVEVANSLIGVEHAVALDMPLSMNPKIMYELTKNKVLEVHEGKGVIMMVDMGSLTNFGDMIWEETGIEVRTIEKVSTPMVIEVLRKVILGYELDEVVNSFVGKVSIKDEVSKPMRDENVIITACFTGDGASKKLESIIRANLDGKNLEIVPINIIDEERFEKRIDRLANKYNVMAIVATVDIDIDYIPFVAAMDILQGDGIERLKKIIEQENIYSKIGESLQEHITNLDGKEVTRDIKYLIRSIEKGLGIEVVSDAKIGIVLHIAFLIDNLLNGVVPRKFDNLEVYSNLYAKEMGIVKRSILFVEKKYGISVEEDELAYILKLFLLNQKGV